A segment of the Myxococcales bacterium genome:
TATGGGTGGATATTCGATGTGTCATTTTAGAAAATATAGTTTGGTGTTTTTCTTACTACTTCTCACCTCTTGTGCATCTTCCAGCGATGATCAAGGTCGATCCGATTCGTCGGTGGCGTTCGCGAACTTGGCGAACTCTGCCACCACGCCTTTTGTTTTTCACCACGGAGCCTGGCCGCTGCACGCGGCATACCGCAACGGCCGGATCCACTTGTCGACCGATGGCCGTCGGGAATCCCTTTCCATCGGTCTGCCGCGCTTGGTTGCCGAGGCAGGCCGCAAAACCGAACTGAAACAATTCGCTTGCGATGATCCGCCCTCCAAAGATTGCCTGCATTTGCAAACGACAGATTATCGGCTGGAACTTTCCGGCGATGCCGGCGGCGTACGGCTGAACCTCGAAATCGCTGAGCAACCAAATATCAAGGCTTTATCCTTGACCTGGCCCTGGCAAGGCGAAAATCTGCAAGCGGCACTCAATCCGACGATCGACCGGGTCGAATTTCGACGAGACGGTAAAGCCTTATTAGCCCTCCAGATCTATCAGGCGACCGACGCGTCGGGCCAGGAACTTTCTGCATATTGGTCAATCAACCTTGACGGCACTCCGGTGCTGAGCCTTAGCGGCGACACCCCTGGCGCTCCGACCTTTCCCTTGACCATTGGTTGCGAGATTAATTATCCAATTCTGGCATGGCAGGTTAAAGATACCATCGGTTGGAATTATGTCTTTGATGCGGTTTTAGATAGTACCAATCACCATATCGCCATCGCCGGCAGAACCTTTGAAGAGAGCAAGGGAGCTTTTGTTGGTTGGCTTAATATCTATAATGATAACGGGATAAATCTCTATTCCGAAACAAATTCTTTCCCGGATAGCGATAAATCCCAATTTTTTCACCTAGTCCAAGACGCTTCCGGATACATACTTTTAGGAGAAGGTGAAAATATTAGTTCAGGAAACAGAAATATTGGAATCACATCATATGAAACGGAAATCGGCTTTCAATGGAGTTATCTTTATGATTGCGCAAATGTTTATTGCTACGCGTATGATTTTTTAAAAACGGGAAACGCTTCCTTTACCGCGTTAGGCATCGCCTATGCACCAACTAGTATGTGGCGAGCAACTATTTTCACTATTGACGATACAGGCCAAGTCCTTTGGGATGAAACGTTGAATTATAACGAGCCTTATTGTCTTGATAATTGCAAATTCACGAATGGTCTGGCAGACGACTTGGGGCATGTTTATGCGGCTGGCGGTCGTGCCGATACAAGTCAATCGTTTATCAATGCTTGGGATCTGATTCTCATCAAATACGATGCGACCAATGGCGAACACATTTGGGAAAGAAGTTATGATAATGCATTGCATACTTCTGAATATCCGGTAGATTTACAAGCGGATGTATCGGGCAATCTTTTTTTCTATTACTATTATTGCGATGCGGATTCAACAGTAGAAAACGTCTATTATGACATCGGTCTTCTGAAGTACGATCCAAGCGGCACGCTTCAGTGGAATTATCACTATGGCGATCCGGGAGTGGTGGAAAAAGCAAGCGCGTTTCGCATTGATGATGACGGCAGTATGATTTTAGCTGGAAATGTGTACGACATAAGTGATATTCCTTCAATTTTGCTGATTAAGTTGAGTGCCCAGGGTGAAGAACAGTGGGTCCGAACTTATGAAGAACTAAAAGATTCTGGACTAATACCCTATTCGCTCATCACCGACACAGATCATAACATTTATTTTAGTGGCGGCGACGGTGGCGCCCAAAACTTTGTGATGAAACTCGATGAAAACGGCAATGAAGAATGGATTGTCGATGAAAACTATAGTATTGCCATTGGTAACAATCCGCTTGACTTGTTATTAAACTTCGACTCTAGCAACAATTTATATCACGCTGCCGCCGATCCAATTTTAGTTCTTGATAAAATTGTCGAATGCATTGGTTGTTATATTAATGGAGTCTGTTATTCAGAAGGGTCCATTAATCCGGTAGATTCCTGCCAATATTGTGATCCGGAACAATCCGTTACGGAATGGTCCATCGAGGATAATGGAACCTTTTGCGATGATGGGTCTTGGTGCAACGGCGACGACCATTGCTCGAATGGCACCTGCTCGGTTCATTCCGGATCGCCTTGTTTGGATGACGGTTTTTATTGCAACGGCGCGGAAATC
Coding sequences within it:
- a CDS encoding PQQ-like beta-propeller repeat protein, which gives rise to MAFANLANSATTPFVFHHGAWPLHAAYRNGRIHLSTDGRRESLSIGLPRLVAEAGRKTELKQFACDDPPSKDCLHLQTTDYRLELSGDAGGVRLNLEIAEQPNIKALSLTWPWQGENLQAALNPTIDRVEFRRDGKALLALQIYQATDASGQELSAYWSINLDGTPVLSLSGDTPGAPTFPLTIGCEINYPILAWQVKDTIGWNYVFDAVLDSTNHHIAIAGRTFEESKGAFVGWLNIYNDNGINLYSETNSFPDSDKSQFFHLVQDASGYILLGEGENISSGNRNIGITSYETEIGFQWSYLYDCANVYCYAYDFLKTGNASFTALGIAYAPTSMWRATIFTIDDTGQVLWDETLNYNEPYCLDNCKFTNGLADDLGHVYAAGGRADTSQSFINAWDLILIKYDATNGEHIWERSYDNALHTSEYPVDLQADVSGNLFFYYYYCDADSTVENVYYDIGLLKYDPSGTLQWNYHYGDPGVVEKASAFRIDDDGSMILAGNVYDISDIPSILLIKLSAQGEEQWVRTYEELKDSGLIPYSLITDTDHNIYFSGGDGGAQNFVMKLDENGNEEWIVDENYSIAIGNNPLDLLLNFDSSNNLYHAAADPILVLDKIVECIGCYINGVCYSEGSINPVDSCQYCDPEQSVTEWSIEDNGTFCDDGSWCNGDDHCSNGTCSVHSGSPCLDDGFYCNGAEICLEENDSCGHAGDPCDDGLWCNGIETCLEESDSCQSGTAPCTDDGVYCNGTEICLENTDECSHAGDPCDDGLWCNGLETCDEGNDDCQSGTVPCPDDGLWCNGEETCDESSDSCQHDNAPCPDDNLFCNGAETCDEANRECLSGTNPCPDDGLFCDGDESCDEDADACGSTGNPCEADQICEESADECRDPNDDDDNDDNNDNDNDDNDESPSDDDQGDDDNLDDDSSTNDDSLSDNDNNNKGCGC